The Fusobacterium sp. DD2 genome segment AAAATTAGCAAGTGGAGAATGGATAGGAGCATTTGGATTAACTGAACCAAACGCTGGTACAGATGCTGCTGGACAACAAACAACTGCTGTTTTTGATGAAACTACAAATGAATGGGTAATAAACGGTTCTAAAATATTCATAACAAACGCAGGATATGCAAATGTTTATGTAATATTCGCAATGACAGATAAATCATTAGGACTAAAAGGAATATCAGCTTTCATTATTGAAGCAACAACACCTGGATTCACTATTGGTAAAAAAGAAAAGAAACTTGGAATTAAAGGATCTTCAACTTGTGAACTAATATTTGAAAATGCAAGAATCCCTAAAGATAACCTATTAGGACAAATCGGAAAAGGATTTAAAATTGCAATGATGACTCTTGATGGAGGAAGAATAGGAATAGCTTCTCAAGCACTAGGAATCGCACAAGGTGCATTAGATGAAACTGTAAACTATGTAAAGGAAAGAAAACAATTCAAGAGAGCAATAGCACAATTCCAAAACACTCAATTCCAATTAGCAGACTTAGAAGTAAAAATTGAAGCTTCAAGATTACTTGTTTACAAAGCTGCATGGAGAGAAAGCAACAATTTACCATATACAGTAGATGCTGCAAGAGCTAAATTATTCGCAGCAGAAACAGCTATGGAAGTTACTACAAAAGCAGTTCAATTACACGGTGGATATGGATACACAAGAGAATATCCAGTTGAAAGAATGATGAGAGACGCAAAAATAACTGAAATTTATGAAGGAACATCAGAAGTTCAAAGAATGGTAATCTCAGGAAATCTTTTAAGAAAATAATAGCCTGAAATAATTGAAAATTGACAAAGAGTTTAGGAATAAAAATGGAGGATGCAAGATGAAAATAGTAGTTTGTATAAAGCAAGTTCCTGATACAACTGAAATAAAATTAGATCCAGTTACAGGAACATTAATAAGAGATGGAGTTCCTAGTATAATGAACCCAGATGATAAAGCTGGATTAGAAGAAGCACTAAAATTAAAAGATAAATATAATGCTCAC includes the following:
- a CDS encoding acyl-CoA dehydrogenase, translating into KTHELFRQMIREFAEKEVKPLAAEVDEEERFPMETVKKMAEIGIMGIPIPKEYGGAGGDNVMYAMAVEELSRVCATTGVIVSAHTSLGTWPILKFGTEEQKQKYLPKLASGEWIGAFGLTEPNAGTDAAGQQTTAVFDETTNEWVINGSKIFITNAGYANVYVIFAMTDKSLGLKGISAFIIEATTPGFTIGKKEKKLGIKGSSTCELIFENARIPKDNLLGQIGKGFKIAMMTLDGGRIGIASQALGIAQGALDETVNYVKERKQFKRAIAQFQNTQFQLADLEVKIEASRLLVYKAAWRESNNLPYTVDAARAKLFAAETAMEVTTKAVQLHGGYGYTREYPVERMMRDAKITEIYEGTSEVQRMVISGNLLRK